A single genomic interval of Lepisosteus oculatus isolate fLepOcu1 chromosome 12, fLepOcu1.hap2, whole genome shotgun sequence harbors:
- the ormdl1 gene encoding ORM1-like protein 1, with the protein MNVGVAHSEVNPNTRVMNSRGIWLTYALGVGMLHIVLLSIPFFSVPVVWTLTNVIHNLGMYVFLHAVKGTPFETPDQGKARLLTHWEQLDYGVQFTSSRKFFTISPIILYFLASFYTKYDTAHFIINTASLLSVLIPKLPQLHGVRIFGINKY; encoded by the exons ATGAATGTAGGCGTTGCTCACAGTGAAGTGAACCCCAACACAAGAGTGATGAACAGTCGGGGAATCTGGCTGACATATGCCCTTGGTGTTGGAATGCTTCACATTGTGCTACTCAGCATTCCTTTCTTCAGTGTACCAGTAGTGTGGACCCTAACAAATGTGATACACAATTTG GGGATGTACGTGTTTCTGCATGCAGTTAAAGGCACACCATTTGAGACACCAGATCAGGGTAAAGCCAGGTTACTTACACACTGGGAGCAGCTGGACTATGGAGTGCAGTTCACATCCTCAAGAAAGTTCTTCACCATCTCACCAATTATACT ATATTTTCTGGCCAGCTTCTACACAAAGTATGATACAGCACACTTTATTATAAACACAGCTTCTCTTTTAAGTGTGCTTATCCCAAAATTGCCGCAGTTACATGGAGTCCGAATCTTTGGCATCAACAAATATTAA